The Engystomops pustulosus chromosome 1, aEngPut4.maternal, whole genome shotgun sequence genome has a window encoding:
- the PKD2 gene encoding polycystin-2 isoform X2 → MVNPSRVKPQPELEGDDRRKRKAAPPAAMLEMDSLPRQDLPPAPALRLPPAGSTPSPLSSCSRQAWSRDNPGFEAEEDGMEEEEDGEEGMVVEMDVEWHPSGPGRRSSSLVSSSSGGSTGLVGYHHNSQGHRGRRRRGDAGTGVGRAGPGNEQPQDLHGAARVLHTLRGLWGTRYTADRIPTREKYLKTILRELITYVVFLFLLCVLTYGMVTSSMFYYTKVMTQLFLDTPVSKTEKTNFKTLMTMNDFWKFAEGPLVDGLYWNMWYNNRTMAENQSFIYYENLLLGIPRLRQLKVKNGSCSVPEDLKDEITECYDMYSVRNEDTAPFGLRNGTAWTYTKERDLNGSSQWGLISTYSGAGYYLDLSRNREEAAAQIVTLKNNLWLDRGTRAVFIDFTVYNANINLFCIVRLLVEFPATGGLVTSWHFQTVKLIHYVSPFDYFLAACEIAFCIFILYYIVEECLEIWNHRLHYFHSLWNCLDIVLIVLSVVAMAINLYRVSMEGPLNKLLVDMNIFHNFEALAYWQNQFNNVAAVTVFFAWVKLFKFVNFNRTMTQLSTTMSRCAKDILGFSIMFFIIFLAYAQFAYLVFGTQVDDFSSFQDCIFTQFRIILGDFNFTEIEEANRILGPIYFTSFVFFMFFILLNMFLAIISDTYSEVKTDMAQQKSEMELADLIKKGCSKAMVKLKLKKTAVDDISESLRQGGGKLNFDELRQDLKGKGHTDAEIEAIFAKYDQDGDQELTEHEHQQMRDDLEKERDLELDRGSLPRPMSSRSFPRSLDDSEEDDDEDSGHSSRRRGSSSSGVSYEEFQVLVRRVDRMEHSIGSIVSKIDAVIVKLEAMERAKMKRREVLARLLDGVTEDERLGRDNEMHREQMERLVREELERWESDDTASQMSHRLGTPSGTNGQTRPRSSRPPSSQSTEGPDGGEVATSVTNSQI, encoded by the exons ATGGTGAACCCCAGCAGAGTGAAGCCTCAGCCCGAGCTGGAGGGAGACgacaggaggaagaggaaggcagCGCCGCCCGCGGCAATGCTAGAGATGGACTCCCTCCCCAGGCAGGACTTGCCTCCCGCCCCGGCGCTcaggctgccccctgctggatccACCCCGTCACCGCTGTCTTCGTGCTCTCGCCAGGCGTGGAGCAGGGACAACCCAGGCTTCGAGGCTGAGGAGGACGggatggaggaggaagaggacggaGAGGAGGGCATGGTGGTGGAGATGGACGTGGAGTGGCATCCCTCTGGGCCGGGCAGGAGGTCCTCGTCCCTGGTGTCCTCCAGTAGCGGGGGCAGCACAGGCCTGGTGGGGTATCATCACAACAGCCAGGGCCACAGGGGCCGCAGGAGAAGGGGCGATGCTGgtactggagtgggcagagcggGCCCGGGCAATGAGCAGCCGCAAGACCTGCACGGAGCTGCCCGTGTCCTGCACACCCTCCGAG GTCTTTGGGGCACAAGATATACAGCAGATCGGATACCTACAAGGGAAAAATACCTAAAAACTATCCTGCGAGAGCTGATCACTTATGTAGTGTTCCTGTTTCTATTATGTGTTT TAACATACGGCATGGTGACCTCCAGCATGTTTTACTATACTAAAGTAATGACTCAACTTTTTCTGGATACACCAGTGTCAAAAACTGAAAAGACCAACTTCAAGACCTTGATGACTATGAACGACTTTTGGAAG TTTGCTGAGGGGCCTCTTGTGGATGGGCTATACTGGAATATGTGGTACAACAACAGGACTATGGCAGAAAATCAAAGTTTTATCTACTATGAGAATCTGCTGCTTGGGATACCTCGACTGCGCCAGTTAAAAGTGAAGAACGGCTCCTGTTCAGTGCCAGAAGACCTAAAAGACGAGATTACCGAGTGCTATGATATGTATTCAGTAAGGAATGAAGATACTGCCCCCTTTGGACTACGCAATGGAACTGC GTGGACTTACACCAAAGAAAGGGATCTTAATGGCAGCAGTCAATGGGGCCTCATTTCCACATATAGCGGGGCCGGATATTACTTGGATCTGTCCAGAAatagagaggaggctgctgctcagATTGTAACCTTAAAAAATAACCTATGGCTGGACCGAGGGACCCGAGCAGTTTTTATTGACTTCACAGTCTACAATGCAAATATCAATCTCTTCTGCATTGTCAG gttgttgGTGGAGTTCCcagctactggggggctggtaACCTCCTGGCACTTTCAGACGGTAAAGCTGATCCACTATGTTTCTCCATTTGACTACTTCTTGGCTGCCTGTGAGATAGCATTCTGTATcttcatcctgtattatattgtgGAGGAATGTCTGGAGATCTGGAATCACCGTCTGCACTATTTCCACAGTCTCTGGAATTGCCTGGATATTGTCCTCATTGTG ctctCCGTGGTGGCAATGGCCATCAACCTATACAGGGTGTCAATGGAAGGACCTCTGAACAAGCTCCTGGTGGACATGAATATATTCCACAACTTTGAAGCTCTGGCTTACTGGCAGAACCAGTTTAATAACGTGGCTGCAGTCACTGTATTCTTTGCTTGGGTTAAG CTCTTTAAGTTTGTGAACTTCAACAGAACCATGACTCAGTTGTCGACTACCATGTCTCGCTGTGCCAAGGACATTTTGGGCTTCTCCATCATGTTTTTCATCATATTCCTGGCATACGCTCAGTTTGCCTACCTCGTGTTTGGCACTCAAGTTGATGATTTCAGTAGCTTTCAAGACTGCAT ttttacACAGTTTCGTATTATTTTGGGTGATTTTAACTTCACTGAGATTGAGGAAGCAAATCGGATCCTGGGGCCCATATATTTTACATCTTTTGTGTTCTTTATGTTCTTCATCCTTTTG AACATGTTTTTGGCCATCATCAGTGACACTTATTCAGAAGTCAAAACAGATATGGCTCAGCAAAAGAGTGAAATGGAGCTGGCAGACCTGATAAAGAAG GGTTGTAGTAAAGCAATGGTGAAACTGAAGCTCAAGAAAACTGCAGTGGATGATATATCGGAGAGCCTTCGGCAAGGAGGGGGGAAGCTGAATTTTGATGAATTACGACAGGATTTAAAGGG GAAGGGCCATACTGATGCAGAAATTGAGGCCATTTTTGCCAAGTATGATCAAGATGGGGACCAGGAACTTACAGAACATGAACATCAGCAGATGCGCGATGATCTAGAGAAAGAGAGG GACCTGGAGCTGGACCGGGGCTCTCTACCTCGTCCCATGAGCAGTCGTAGCTTCCCTCGCAGTCTTGATGACTCAGAAGAGGACGATGATGAGGACAGTGGACACAGCTCTCGTAGAAGGGGTAGCAGCTCCAGTGGGGTCTCCTATGAAGAATTTCAAGT TTTGGTTCGGCGAGTCGATCGTATGGAACACTCTATTGGAAGTATTGTGTCTAAAATTGATGCAGTGATTGTAAAGCTGGAAGCCATGGAGAGAGCGAAAATGAAGCGCAGAGAGGTCCTGGCAAGACTTCTGGATGGAGTCACAGAG GATGAAAGGCTTGGCCGGGACAATGAAATGCATAGAGAACAAATGGAGCGCCTGGTAAGAGAAGAGCTAGAGAGATGGGAATCGGACGACACTGCTTCCCAGATGAGCCACAGATTGGGGACTCCCAGTGGAACCAATGGCCAGACACGTCCCAGGAGCTCCCGGCCGCCCTCCTCACAGTCTACAGAGGGTCCCGATGGAGGAGAAGTGGCCACCAGTGTTACAAACAGCCAGATATAA
- the PKD2 gene encoding polycystin-2 isoform X1, translated as MVNPSRVKPQPELEGDDRRKRKAAPPAAMLEMDSLPRQDLPPAPALRLPPAGSTPSPLSSCSRQAWSRDNPGFEAEEDGMEEEEDGEEGMVVEMDVEWHPSGPGRRSSSLVSSSSGGSTGLVGYHHNSQGHRGRRRRGDAGTGVGRAGPGNEQPQDLHGAARVLHTLRGLWGTRYTADRIPTREKYLKTILRELITYVVFLFLLCVLTYGMVTSSMFYYTKVMTQLFLDTPVSKTEKTNFKTLMTMNDFWKFAEGPLVDGLYWNMWYNNRTMAENQSFIYYENLLLGIPRLRQLKVKNGSCSVPEDLKDEITECYDMYSVRNEDTAPFGLRNGTAWTYTKERDLNGSSQWGLISTYSGAGYYLDLSRNREEAAAQIVTLKNNLWLDRGTRAVFIDFTVYNANINLFCIVRLLVEFPATGGLVTSWHFQTVKLIHYVSPFDYFLAACEIAFCIFILYYIVEECLEIWNHRLHYFHSLWNCLDIVLIVLSVVAMAINLYRVSMEGPLNKLLVDMNIFHNFEALAYWQNQFNNVAAVTVFFAWVKLFKFVNFNRTMTQLSTTMSRCAKDILGFSIMFFIIFLAYAQFAYLVFGTQVDDFSSFQDCIFTQFRIILGDFNFTEIEEANRILGPIYFTSFVFFMFFILLNMFLAIISDTYSEVKTDMAQQKSEMELADLIKKGCSKAMVKLKLKKTAVDDISESLRQGGGKLNFDELRQDLKGKGHTDAEIEAIFAKYDQDGDQELTEHEHQQMRDDLEKEREDLELDRGSLPRPMSSRSFPRSLDDSEEDDDEDSGHSSRRRGSSSSGVSYEEFQVLVRRVDRMEHSIGSIVSKIDAVIVKLEAMERAKMKRREVLARLLDGVTEDERLGRDNEMHREQMERLVREELERWESDDTASQMSHRLGTPSGTNGQTRPRSSRPPSSQSTEGPDGGEVATSVTNSQI; from the exons ATGGTGAACCCCAGCAGAGTGAAGCCTCAGCCCGAGCTGGAGGGAGACgacaggaggaagaggaaggcagCGCCGCCCGCGGCAATGCTAGAGATGGACTCCCTCCCCAGGCAGGACTTGCCTCCCGCCCCGGCGCTcaggctgccccctgctggatccACCCCGTCACCGCTGTCTTCGTGCTCTCGCCAGGCGTGGAGCAGGGACAACCCAGGCTTCGAGGCTGAGGAGGACGggatggaggaggaagaggacggaGAGGAGGGCATGGTGGTGGAGATGGACGTGGAGTGGCATCCCTCTGGGCCGGGCAGGAGGTCCTCGTCCCTGGTGTCCTCCAGTAGCGGGGGCAGCACAGGCCTGGTGGGGTATCATCACAACAGCCAGGGCCACAGGGGCCGCAGGAGAAGGGGCGATGCTGgtactggagtgggcagagcggGCCCGGGCAATGAGCAGCCGCAAGACCTGCACGGAGCTGCCCGTGTCCTGCACACCCTCCGAG GTCTTTGGGGCACAAGATATACAGCAGATCGGATACCTACAAGGGAAAAATACCTAAAAACTATCCTGCGAGAGCTGATCACTTATGTAGTGTTCCTGTTTCTATTATGTGTTT TAACATACGGCATGGTGACCTCCAGCATGTTTTACTATACTAAAGTAATGACTCAACTTTTTCTGGATACACCAGTGTCAAAAACTGAAAAGACCAACTTCAAGACCTTGATGACTATGAACGACTTTTGGAAG TTTGCTGAGGGGCCTCTTGTGGATGGGCTATACTGGAATATGTGGTACAACAACAGGACTATGGCAGAAAATCAAAGTTTTATCTACTATGAGAATCTGCTGCTTGGGATACCTCGACTGCGCCAGTTAAAAGTGAAGAACGGCTCCTGTTCAGTGCCAGAAGACCTAAAAGACGAGATTACCGAGTGCTATGATATGTATTCAGTAAGGAATGAAGATACTGCCCCCTTTGGACTACGCAATGGAACTGC GTGGACTTACACCAAAGAAAGGGATCTTAATGGCAGCAGTCAATGGGGCCTCATTTCCACATATAGCGGGGCCGGATATTACTTGGATCTGTCCAGAAatagagaggaggctgctgctcagATTGTAACCTTAAAAAATAACCTATGGCTGGACCGAGGGACCCGAGCAGTTTTTATTGACTTCACAGTCTACAATGCAAATATCAATCTCTTCTGCATTGTCAG gttgttgGTGGAGTTCCcagctactggggggctggtaACCTCCTGGCACTTTCAGACGGTAAAGCTGATCCACTATGTTTCTCCATTTGACTACTTCTTGGCTGCCTGTGAGATAGCATTCTGTATcttcatcctgtattatattgtgGAGGAATGTCTGGAGATCTGGAATCACCGTCTGCACTATTTCCACAGTCTCTGGAATTGCCTGGATATTGTCCTCATTGTG ctctCCGTGGTGGCAATGGCCATCAACCTATACAGGGTGTCAATGGAAGGACCTCTGAACAAGCTCCTGGTGGACATGAATATATTCCACAACTTTGAAGCTCTGGCTTACTGGCAGAACCAGTTTAATAACGTGGCTGCAGTCACTGTATTCTTTGCTTGGGTTAAG CTCTTTAAGTTTGTGAACTTCAACAGAACCATGACTCAGTTGTCGACTACCATGTCTCGCTGTGCCAAGGACATTTTGGGCTTCTCCATCATGTTTTTCATCATATTCCTGGCATACGCTCAGTTTGCCTACCTCGTGTTTGGCACTCAAGTTGATGATTTCAGTAGCTTTCAAGACTGCAT ttttacACAGTTTCGTATTATTTTGGGTGATTTTAACTTCACTGAGATTGAGGAAGCAAATCGGATCCTGGGGCCCATATATTTTACATCTTTTGTGTTCTTTATGTTCTTCATCCTTTTG AACATGTTTTTGGCCATCATCAGTGACACTTATTCAGAAGTCAAAACAGATATGGCTCAGCAAAAGAGTGAAATGGAGCTGGCAGACCTGATAAAGAAG GGTTGTAGTAAAGCAATGGTGAAACTGAAGCTCAAGAAAACTGCAGTGGATGATATATCGGAGAGCCTTCGGCAAGGAGGGGGGAAGCTGAATTTTGATGAATTACGACAGGATTTAAAGGG GAAGGGCCATACTGATGCAGAAATTGAGGCCATTTTTGCCAAGTATGATCAAGATGGGGACCAGGAACTTACAGAACATGAACATCAGCAGATGCGCGATGATCTAGAGAAAGAGAGG GAGGACCTGGAGCTGGACCGGGGCTCTCTACCTCGTCCCATGAGCAGTCGTAGCTTCCCTCGCAGTCTTGATGACTCAGAAGAGGACGATGATGAGGACAGTGGACACAGCTCTCGTAGAAGGGGTAGCAGCTCCAGTGGGGTCTCCTATGAAGAATTTCAAGT TTTGGTTCGGCGAGTCGATCGTATGGAACACTCTATTGGAAGTATTGTGTCTAAAATTGATGCAGTGATTGTAAAGCTGGAAGCCATGGAGAGAGCGAAAATGAAGCGCAGAGAGGTCCTGGCAAGACTTCTGGATGGAGTCACAGAG GATGAAAGGCTTGGCCGGGACAATGAAATGCATAGAGAACAAATGGAGCGCCTGGTAAGAGAAGAGCTAGAGAGATGGGAATCGGACGACACTGCTTCCCAGATGAGCCACAGATTGGGGACTCCCAGTGGAACCAATGGCCAGACACGTCCCAGGAGCTCCCGGCCGCCCTCCTCACAGTCTACAGAGGGTCCCGATGGAGGAGAAGTGGCCACCAGTGTTACAAACAGCCAGATATAA